Genomic segment of Arachis hypogaea cultivar Tifrunner chromosome 16, arahy.Tifrunner.gnm2.J5K5, whole genome shotgun sequence:
ACATTGACCGGGAGGCGCAAGAGGTAGATTCGTCTGAGGAACAAATTGAAAGGATTCTAGAGAATTCTGATGCTGAAAAGCGCAAAGGACGAAAGACCACTGAGTTTTGGAATGTTGATCTCATTGGTAATCGGTGTTGAACCATTAAACTTTTTAATTGCTTAGCTAATGATATGTGTATGTATGGCTTACATGTTGGGCACGTTGAACACGTAAAtaccatttttttaattttttttatagattctGAAGGAATTGTCAAGCCAGCTAAAATGAGTGTGAGAGAGGCTATGGAGCGGTCTCTTAATGGTAGCAAGATCATACTGAGGTTCAATGAAGAACTGCAAGCAGTCGGAGATGGAGCTGGCCTGTTGAGTGGCATTCTAGGAGCACTGGGTTCTGATTACAGCAAATTTCCTATCTGTGAAAAGAGTTGGGCAAAGGTCCGGGGCAAAGATAGAGTTTATGATGATTGCATAAAGGTAATGACTTTCGGCGTTGTTTAATAATATCTAACCTTAGAACTTGCAACTACTTATAGCTGAACATTGTCGTCGCAGGAGATGTTCCACTTTCAGGATAGCAGTGGAATAATCAAGAAAAcacttttacagcaaatgggaaagtCATGGAAGGACACAAGGGGGAGGCTGTATAACTCGCATTACAAACCATTATGGACACTTGAGCAGAATCTTGAGAAGCGCCCGGAGGGAATTCCTAGAGAGCACTGGAGGTGGTTCATTGACTATCGTAATGATCCTGGAACAAAGGTACCCCATTAATCTAGTTATGATCAGGCCAATTCAATCTGTAACACACATATTCAATCTGATTGAGTGATTTAAGCGGTTCAATTCTAATAACTATTGATCCAAAATCTGATCTAATATatgtaattatttaaataatgaaATCCTTTCAAGTCTGAACATGCAATTTTGATCATTTTTTGATATGATctgatatataaaaataatttttattacaattgatttgaatttgaacCCTGTTATTTAATATACAtgtgtaattaaatttaatataaacatatatactcaGCACATGTCACGGTCCAGTAAGAATGTTTGGCTAAAATCATAATATAAACTTCCATGATGATGAGATTGATGTACACCACATTTCATTAGTCCAACCTTATTGCCTCCTGATTTTGAGTCTATTGCAACGTAGGATACATATATGCTACATAGTTATATTTATTACTTTAGTGAACAGCAGCATATTGTTGATTTTTAATAGGCGAAGTGCAAGCAAAACAGGCTGAATCGAAAGAAGCAACTTTACACGCACACTGGCGGTTCTAAAAGCTTGGCTAGGGCAAGAGAAGAATAGGTAATATAAATTTGTAGTCAAGTATAACTGGCATTTAGTGTTGATTTATTTATATAGTAAAACAACATAGAATTATTGGAAAACTCTAAAGAAGTAATATTCATGGCATAGTTTGTATTGTCACAGTCAGAAAAGCAAGGGAGGAAAGTTGGTAGAGGAGAAATATTTATCCTAAAGCACAAAAGATCTGATGGAAGTTATATACATGAAGAAGCTCGGAAGATTGGTGTAAGTACAGTTAATCATTTATGCTGTATCCTATTGGATTTAGTTATTAGAATGTCTTGAGAATGCTATTAGCCTAGTGAGATTGTGTAATTTTATTTATGCTGGCAGGAAAAAATACATGAGATTGAGCATCTGGATGAATCTACAAGATTATTGTCACAAAATGATTCCCTTACCCAAGCTCTCGGTAAAGAGCACCTGGGTAGAGTGCGTGGGATAGGACACGGGCCAACACCAAGTCAACTCTTCCGTCCGAATTCGCAGTCGCCTATGGATAGAGCTCAAGTAGAAGAGACCCAAAGGATGCTGTGTGAACTACAGGCGGAGGTGACAATGGCAGAATTGAAGCGAAAAGCAATGGAGGATGAATTAGCAGCTGAGAAAACGAAGAGGCAGGCAATAGAGAGTGTGCTGAGTTATCTGGTCCAACAGCATTGTGGGGAGCTGCCTCCGGACATCGCTGCACGGATGATTTGTTTGGACGGACATGGCAGAAAATAGAGATTAGGCTTTATGTGATACTCTGTCTTTCAGTATATGTTTGGTTTATGTTAAGTATGCAGCATTAATTATTAGCCAAGAACTTTACCTTTTTGGGTGACTATTAAAATACTCTATtgacattattaaaatatatatgttaATTTGCTTCGCAgttaaatattcatgagctatatTTCCATAGTGCAgaattttagatataaaaaaaggtttaataatatttaaataaaaaggatgaaagaaaaaattaataaaatataaataaaaagtttaaaaaaattaaataatgataaCATTGTTTAGATAAattcaaatatataaaaaaaattatccagGTTTGTAAAATCAAGCaaagtaaattattaaataaaattattcagACTAGCTGCGGTTTTCAAGCGCCGCGAATAACATCTCTAAAAAGCAATATAGCAACTAGCGGCGGTTTtatagcggcggttttaaaccgccgcgaATAAATGACCGT
This window contains:
- the LOC112758475 gene encoding uncharacterized protein isoform X1 — protein: MEWSRLLKNDSKLLLRTEENTWNPSCVSARKRTQDFKMPKKARFKKNARVSPPRQQPTAAPPVSPPSDDDDWLIPPPPSNGGVSSGAILQPFRPPRSEPRPGTHAASGSQVTEPCNEDIDREAQEVDSSEEQIERILENSDAEKRKGRKTTEFWNVDLIDSEGIVKPAKMSVREAMERSLNGSKIILRFNEELQAVGDGAGLLSGILGALGSDYSKFPICEKSWAKVRGKDRVYDDCIKEMFHFQDSSGIIKKTLLQQMGKSWKDTRGRLYNSHYKPLWTLEQNLEKRPEGIPREHWRWFIDYRNDPGTKAKCKQNRLNRKKQLYTHTGGSKSLARAREE
- the LOC112758475 gene encoding uncharacterized protein isoform X2; translated protein: MPKKARFKKNARVSPPRQQPTAAPPVSPPSDDDDWLIPPPPSNGGVSSGAILQPFRPPRSEPRPGTHAASGSQVTEPCNEDIDREAQEVDSSEEQIERILENSDAEKRKGRKTTEFWNVDLIDSEGIVKPAKMSVREAMERSLNGSKIILRFNEELQAVGDGAGLLSGILGALGSDYSKFPICEKSWAKVRGKDRVYDDCIKEMFHFQDSSGIIKKTLLQQMGKSWKDTRGRLYNSHYKPLWTLEQNLEKRPEGIPREHWRWFIDYRNDPGTKAKCKQNRLNRKKQLYTHTGGSKSLARAREE